The DNA window TTCGTTATGTATTCTCCTTTTTGAGcgattttttgaagaaaaacattcaaatagatatttaaaaactatttctttCAACTAGAAGacattatcaaaaaaaattaacttaaaatttgcttaaaattTGTGCCATAAAATAACAGAGCGTATAAGAGGTACCGTGTATCTCAGGGACTATCAATACCTGCAACAGTAATTCCTTATCTCATAAGGAGAGTCTCAGATAagatccccaaaaaaaatgtttttataaaaCCAAGGATTTCCAACACTAATATAACACTATTCTCCGTACTCGCCACAGATTATTGGAGCAGTAAATGTTGGTCTGGTTGCGTACTACATACGGCGCTACCCAACCTCAGGTCTGCCAGCGAGTGCTGAGTTCTTCTTCCTGCTGATGGCCGTTGCCTTCCTGATCGGGACGTTCTGTCTGCTTGCGTCCTGTCTCGTATCGCTCAGTACCGGTGGTATCATCTCGAAAACGATTTACGAGCTCGTCTATCATACGATCGCCTTCCTACTATACCTCATCGCCTCGATCATGCTGCTGGTTGATGTCACTAACGGGCGGTACTATCACACCATCAAAGATGCGTACATGGCTGCCGCGGTAAGCATGATCACATAGCAGAATGGAACCGTTTGGCACTATGTCTTATTGAGAATTActgcatttttgtttcttctacaGATCCTTGGACTGATTGTGTCCGCACTCTACCTCTTCAGCGCACTGCTCGCTCAGCGTTCCTACAGAGGCATCTAAGGATATTGGCGTTTCTCGTCCAGTCTTCCA is part of the Anopheles funestus chromosome X, idAnoFuneDA-416_04, whole genome shotgun sequence genome and encodes:
- the LOC125761671 gene encoding uncharacterized protein LOC125761671, encoding MSHSVVITRTTTTTTSTSHVVLNTGYLRTTPGLLKLAQLIIGAVNVGLVAYYIRRYPTSGLPASAEFFFLLMAVAFLIGTFCLLASCLVSLSTGGIISKTIYELVYHTIAFLLYLIASIMLLVDVTNGRYYHTIKDAYMAAAILGLIVSALYLFSALLAQRSYRGI